In Cyclopterus lumpus isolate fCycLum1 chromosome 9, fCycLum1.pri, whole genome shotgun sequence, a single genomic region encodes these proteins:
- the prxl2c gene encoding peroxiredoxin-like 2C, with translation MAGAVSPITRQVTKENQEIGTTSGDSRLEDVENCLIYDQHGVPVPFKKLYQDRKSVIIFVRNFLCYSCKEYVEDLSKIPREALEDADIRLVVIGQSAHPHIEPFCSLTGYPYEIYVDPDRCIYQKLGMKREEKYTDSAHPSPHVKSGIFMGQLKSIWRAMTSPAFDFQGDMHQQGGAIIAGPGSHVHFSHFDMNRLDHMPIDWLLQHAGLQQTLDFSDKPKIVHV, from the exons atggctGGAGCAGTTTCACCAATAACTCGACAAGTAACTAAAGAAAACCAAGAAATCGGGACCACGTCGGGCGATTCTCGTCTCGAAGACGTCGAGAACTGTTTGATTTACGACCAGCATGGAGTCCCTGTTCCGTTCAAGAAATTATATCAAGACAGGAAATCGGTCATTATTTTCGTGCGg AATTTCCTGTGCTACAGCTGTAAAGAATATGTGGAGGATCTGAGCAAAATACCCCGAGAAGCACTGGAG GATGCTGACATTCGACTGGTTGTGATCGGTCAGTCTGCTCATCCCCACATTGAG CCATTCTGCTCGCTGACAGGGTATCCCTATGAAATATACGTGGACCCGGATAGGTGTATTTATCAAAAGCTTGggatgaagagagaggaaaaatatACAGACTCGG CCCACCCAAGCCCCCATGTGAAGTCTGGTATCTTTATGGGACAACTGAAGAGTATATGGAGGGCCATGACTAGCCCTGCATTCGACTTCCAGGGAGACATGCATCAACAAGGTGGAGCCATCATTGCAGGACCAG GCTCCCATGTTCATTTCTCCCATTTCGACATGAACCGCCTGGACCACATGCCCATCGACTGGCTCCTGCAGCACGCCGGACTTCAACAGACTCTGGACTTCAGCGATAAGCCAAAGATCGTTCATGTGTAG